In Methanobrevibacter wolinii SH, the genomic stretch ATAAAGATTGTGATTTTTTATTAACAGTAGAAGTTGAAGCAGAAAAAAAGATTCATCATTTAATTTTTCTTCCAAATATTGAAATTGCACGTGAACTTTCAGATAAATTAGTTTCTAAAAATAAATATTCTGATGGCAGACCTAGGACAAAAATGTCTGGTGCTGAAATTTATGACATGGTTAAAGAATATGATTGTTTAATTGGTCCAGCTCATGCATTTACTCCTTGGACAGGTATGTATAAATCATATGATAGTATTTATGATTGTTATGGTGGAAAAGTGGATTTTTTAGAATTAGGATTATCTGCTGATACAGATATGGCAGATACTGTTAAAGAACTTAAAGATATACCTTTTTTATCAAATTCTGATGCACATTCTCCATGGCCACATCGATTAGGTAGGGAGTTTAATCAAATTCAGATGAAAGATATTTCATTTTCATCATTGAAGTATGCATTAAAACATAATGATATTAAAGCAAATTATGGTTTGTATCCTAACTTAGGAAAATATCATATGACTGCATGTACTAAATGCTATAAATTAATTAATCCATCAGTAGCATATGATAATAAAATGAAATGTCCTTACTGTGGAGGTAGAATTAAAAAAGGTGTTGATTATAGAATTAGTGAAATCAATGATTATGAAAAACCACATCATCCTGAATTTAGACCACCTTATATTCACACTATGCCTCTTGCTGAAATAATATCTAAGATTTATGATAAAGGAGTTACAACAAAAACAGTTCAAAATAAGTGGCAATTATTAATTGATAATTTTGGTCCAGAAATTGAAATTCTTATTAATGTCCCTCTCAATGAAATTGAAAATATTGATTCTCAAATTGCTAAAGGAATTTCTGCATTTAGAAATAAAACAGTAAATATTATTCCAGGTGGTGGAGGTAAATATGGGGAAATATCTTTTGATAAGAAATTAAAAGAAGATAATAAAAATAAGGTAATAACTTTAGATAATTTTTAATTAGTTTATTTTTTTATTTTTTTAAATTAAGTTTCTTAAATTTAAGTATTTTCTTTAAAATAAGTTTTTTAAATTTTATTTTTAATTAATTTTATTTAAAATAAGTATGGATTTAATTAATAAAATTTTAATATTTATTTTTAATTTTTAAAAGTAGTTTTTAATTTATTGCTTATTTATTTAGGTATAATTTTTAATTTTTTAAATAAAATCAATTTTTAATTAAATATTTAAAAAATTTAATGATATATTTTAAATAAGCTTATTCTAATTCTATACCTTTTTGAATTAATTTAAAAATATTATCATTATTTAAACTATAAAATACTTTTTTATTTTCTTTTCTACTTTTAACAATATTATGATGTCTTAATATTCTAAGTTGATGTGAAATACTTGATTGACTCATATCTAAAAGTATAGATAACTCACATACACATAATTCATTAATTTTAAGAGCATTAATTATTCTTAATCTATTATAATCTCCAAGTAATTTAAATAAACTAGCTGTGCTTTCATAAGTTTCATTATCTAACATTTCTTTAGAAACTTCTTCAATAACATCTTCTCTTAGACTTTTGATTTCACATATATCGTTTGCCATAGTATCATTAATTTAAATAATATTATTTTTTAAAAAAGCGGACTTGGCGGGATTTGAACCCGCGATCTTTAGATTAGGAGTCTAACGCCCTATCCAGCTAGGCTACAAGCCCATATTATAAATATCTATATAAAATAATCATGTAATATAAAATTCATTAAAAAAAGTAGTTTTAAATCTACGGACCAGCCGGGATTTGAACCCGGGATCTTCGGATTAGAAGTCCGACGCCCTATCCTACTAGGCTACTGGCCCATACATCATAACAATAAAGTATTAGTTTGTTCTAGTATATAAATTTTTTCTTTATTTTTTAATTTTTTCTATTTTTTATTAAAAAAATTTAAGAATAAATACAGTATATAAAAATACTGTTTTATTCTTTATCTAACCTGTATATGGATGATCTGGAGCTCCTCCTGCACCTTCATCTATATTGTCTCCATAAGTATGGAATCCAATAGCTTGATCATATACATTATAATATGTGACGGTGTAGGTTCCATCTCCATTATCAGTTGTTATAGCATATGCAACACTATAATCTTTTATTCCAGTATCATCATTATTGTTATTGTTGTTATTATTGTCATCTATTGTTGGAGTTTGTTGGTTAGATGTTCCACTATCACCAGAGCCTCCATTGTCGGAACCTCCGTTATCTGAAGTACCATAATAGAAGTTACTTCCATATGGGCTGTCACCAGTACCATATGGGGATATACCTCCAGATCCACCATTTCCACTAATATCATTAGTGGTATTAACATTTGTGGAATTGTTTCCTATACCTGTTCCATGGGTATTGGTACCTATACCTTGGAGACTTTTAAAAACACCATTATCATCACTGGTTAAACCATATGCAGTTACTCCAGCAGCAATACATATAACTATAATAATTGAAATAATAATGTTTGATTTTTCCATTTTGTTTCACCTCTAATTGATCAATAAGAAGTTATATTCTATAAAAAATTTATAATTATAATTTTTTGAATTATAGTTATAAATCTTTTATAGAATAAATAAATTTAGTTTGTAGTTATATATATTTCTATTTATATTAATAAACATTACGATATACTAATTTTTTAAATATTTATTAGTTTTTTTAATTTTTATTTTTTATTAGTTTTCTATTTTAAGGGTTTAAAATCTTTTTTCAACTTAAATAATAGTTATCTATTAAATATTTTTAAATTGTTTTGTTCTTATTTAATTTTATTTTTTAATTTCCAATATTTTAATTTTGTATATTTTTTTTATTTTTTATTTTACTTTTATTATAAAATGTTCAAATAAAATATTATACTATTTAAAGTTTTCTAATTATTTTAAAGAAAATCATATATATATCATTTATTATCATAATTATTATTGTCGTTAGTTTCTAATTTTTTTTAACAAAGAGGTGACACATTTGAGTGATAAAATAGTTATATCCCCAACTACCAGGCAAGAAGGTCATGCAGAACTTGTCATGGAAGTGGATGATGAAGGGATTGTTACAAAAGGTAGATATTTTAGTATTACTCCTGTCAGAGGATTAGAAAAGATGGTTGTAGGTAGATCACCAGAAACTCCTCCTGTTTTATGTCAAAGGATTTGTGGTGTATGTCCTATTCCTCATACTTTAGCTTCTGTAGAAGCTATTGATGATTCTTTAGATATTGAAATACCAAAAGCTGCAAGAATTATGAGAGAAATGACTTTATTTGCACATTGTATTGATAGTGCAGCTATTCACCATTTCTTAATTGCTCCTGATTTTGTACCAGATAATTTATTTAATACTGCAGTAGATAGTGTTTCTAACATTAGGAAATTAGCACAATTTATTGTAGATACTATTGCTGGTGAAGGTATTCACCCATCTGATATTAGAGTAGGTGGTATGGCACAAAATATTTCTCCATTAGCAAAAGAAAAAATTACTGAAAAAGCTAAAGCATTAGTTCCAGCTATTGAAAAACATACTGAATTAATTGAAGGTTTAGTTGCGGATAAAGGATTACCTAAAGATTTAGGTGTAGTTAAATGTAAACCATTTGCTTCAGATGGATATTATGGTAATAGAGATTACTTTGACTTTGATAAATTCAGTGAAATTATGCCAGAACAATGGTATGATGATGAAGAAATAGGTAAAAGAGCATGTTCAACTATTCCATTATGGGAAGGTAAAAATATTGAAACTGGTCCTAGAGCAAGAATGGAAATGTACCACGGTTTCAAAGATAAAGGTGTTGTAGCACAACATGTTGCTAGAGCTGAAGAAATGAAATTAAATGCAAATAGATTAGTTGAGTTAATTGATCAATTAGATACTTCTGCTCCAACTTTAGCTGATTTTGATCCTAGAGGAACAAATAAATTAGGTGTAGGTGTAATTGAAGCACCTAGAGGAACTGATGTTCATATGGCTCAAATTAAAGATGGAAAAGTACAATACTATACTTGTTTAGTACCTACTACTTGGAATATCCCAACTATGGGTCCTGCTACTGAAGGTTTCCATTATAAATATGGTGCTCATGTAATTAGAGCATACGACCCTTGTTTATCTTGTGCTACTCACGTAATGGTTGTTGATGATGAAGATAAAAGTGTATTAAAACAAAATATGGTGAACTTATAGAGGAATATCATGACTTATGATGTAGGAACTATAGTTGTTGGTTGCGGTAATGTTTTATTCAAAGATGATGGTTTTGGACCACATGTAATCAAAACTATTAAAGAAGAATATTTAAAGGATAATGAATGTCCTGATGATGTAGAGTTTATTGATGCAGGTACTAGTGCAACATATTATATATTTTCACTTCCTAGTGATGCTTGGAAGAAGATTATTGTTGTAGATGTTGTTGATTATCATGCTGAACCTGGTTCATTAAAATATTTTTCACCATTTGAAATGCCTAAAGGAAAATATGAAAATGCTCATAATTGGGCAGTAGAAGAACCATTACAAGATTTAGCAAATAAAGGAATTGACGTTGTTATTGTTGGATGTCAACCACAAGAAATTTCTGCACCAGATATAGATTTAGGCTTATCAGAGTCTGTTCAAAATGCTATTCCTAAAGCTATTGATATGATATTCAAAGAAATAGGGGTTAATTAAATGTTTGAAAAATTAAAAAAATCATTTGGTAAAAAAGAAACCAAACCTGTTGAATCTGAGGTTAAATATGAAGAAGGTAAAGTTTCTGTAAAACCAACTAATAAACCTAAAATAGGATATATTCATGTAAGTGGATGTACTGGAGATGTAATGTCCTTAACTGAAAACTATGATATTTTATCTACATTATTATCTGATATGGTAGATATTGTATATGGTCAAACTTTAGTTGATAAATGGATTCATGGTACTTATGCTGAAGAAATGCCTGATATGGATTTATGTCTTATTGAAGGTTCTGTCTGTTTACAAGATGAACACAGTTTAATAGAAGTTCAAGAAGCTAGAAAACATTCTAAATTAGTTGCAGCATTTGGTTCTTGTGCTATGAATGGTTGTTTTACAAGATTCTCTCGTGGAGGACAACAAGCTCAACCTAAACATGAGTCTTTTGTACCTTTAAGTGACTTAATTAAAGTAGATCTTGCTATTCCTGGTTGTCCTGCTTCTCCTGAAATTATTGCTAAATCAGTTGTTGCTTTAATTAATAATGATATGGATTATTTACAACCTGCATTAGATATTGCAAATTGTAATTTAGCTTGTGGTTGTGACTTACAAACCAATATTATTAACAAAGCTTTATGTACTGGTTGTGGAACTTGTGCATTAGCTTGTCCTACTAAAGCTATAGATATGGTGGAAGGTAGACCTATTATTAATATTAATAGATGTATTAAATGTGGTTCATGTAATGTTCACTGTCCTAGAACTTGGTTCCCATTAGATAGGATTAAAAAAGAGTTCAATTTATAGGAGGATTAAACATGGAATTTGGTAATTATAAAGAAGTTTTATGTGCTAGAGCAACTGATAGTAAAATACAAGAAGTATCCCAAGATGGTGGAATTGTTACTGCTTTATTTTCTTATGCTTTAGATGAAGGTATTATTGAAGGTGCTGTTGTTGCTGGACCTTCTGAAAAACCTTGGGTACCAGAACCTGTAGTTGCAATGTCTAAAGAAGATCTTATTGATGCAGCAGGAACTAAATATACTCATTCTCCTAACGTTTGGGCTTTAAAACAAGCAGTAAGACAATATGGTCTTGAAAAAGTAGGTACTGTTGGTACTCCTTGTCAAATTATGGGTATTAGAAAAATGCAAGTTTATCCATTTTCAACTCGTTTTGTTGCAGATAAACTTAAATTATTAATTGGTATTTTCTGTATGGAAAATTTCCCATTTGCATCTCTTGAAACTTTTGTTGAAGAAAAAATGAAAGTAAATATGGATGATGTTACTAAAATGGATATTGGTAAAGGTAAATTCTTTGCTTATACTGGTGATCAAGATAATAAAATACCTTTAAAACAAACACATGGTTATGAACAAGCAGCATGTAATGTATGTCCTGATTATGTTGCAGAGTTAGCTGATGTATCTACTGGATCTGTTGGTACTCCTGATGTTGGTCTACTGTATTTACTAGGACTGATGGTGGAGACTCTATTTTCAAAGCAGCTGTTGATGCTGGAGTTATTGAAACTAAACCTATGGATGATGAAGTAAAACCAGGTCTTGGATTACTTAGTAAATTAGCTAAAGGTAAAAAAGATAAAAATAAAAAAGAAGCAGAAAGAAGAGTTAAAATGGGATTACCTATCCCTTCAGGTTTTGATAAATTTTATCAATACTAATTTTTTTCTCTTTTTTTATTTTTCGCCTTTATTATACTCTTAATTTTTAGAGTAATTCCCTCTTTTTAAGTTTTTAAATTTTTATAAAAATTAGATTTTAATATACTCATTTTTTTAGAATTTTTCTATTATTTTTAACTTATTTTATATTTTATTAAAAAGATGATCTTAATTTTTATTTAAATTTTATTTATTTGACTTGCTTATTTTTAGTTTTTATAGTTTATTTAGTATTTTTTAATTATTTTGAGAATATTTAATTGTATTTTATTTTATACTTTTTTATTTATACGTTATTTATTTTTTAATATCTTAAATATTATTTATTTCAATTTTTATTAGTTTATACTCATTATTTTATTTTTATATTTATTATTTTTTATTTTTTAATCAAATTTTTCTTATATTTTATTATTTTTGAATTTAGATAATTTACTCTTTTAATTTGATTATTGTTTATTTTCTTTATCTTGTATTTTTTTATAATATCATTTTAGCTTTTAAATCTCTATTTTTATTATATTATAATTTTGAATTTTTGTTTTATTTCTATCTAACATTGCAACATTTTCTTAACATTTGTATATATTCCAAACTCTTTAAATAGAACTTTATTTTATAATATTAATTGTAGAATCAATACAAGCGTTAATAATGTTCAATATTTCTAATAAAAAATTAATTGATATTAAAACAATTCGTAACAATTAAAATTAAATTTTTAATGATTTTTAATTTTAATTTGTGCTTTATTTTGTTTTATTATTATTCATTGATTTTTTATTATATTTATGGAATTTAAATAAATAATTAAAGGGAATTTTTTTATTACTCTTCTTTATTTTAAAGAACATTATTTTTCTTATGTGTTGTGAGTCTTTGTATGAACATTTAATAAATATTTTAATTTCAGTATGAAATTAATAACTTTCTATAAAGTTAGTAAAATATTTTAAGAATATAATTTCGATTGGAGGAAATTTATATGGATAAAACTAGATTTACAGTACCTAGAGATATATATGTAGGAGAAAATTCATTAGAAAATTTAAAAAATTTAGAAGGTAAAAAAGCTTTTGTAGTTATTGGTGGTGGATCCCTTAAACGTTTTGGATTCCTTGATAAAGTAATGGATTATTTACATGAAGCTGGATTTGAAACAAAGTTATTTGAAGGTGTAAAATCTGACCCTTCTGTTGATACTGTTATGGAAGGTGCTAAACAAATGCTTGAATTTGAACCAGACTGGATTGTTGCAATGGGTGGTGGTTCTCCTATTGATGCAGCAAAAGCAATGTGGATTTTCTATGAATATCCTGATTTAACTTTTGAGGAAGCTTGTGTTCCATTTGGTTTACCAAAAATGAGGAATAAAGCTAAATTCTGTGCTATTGGTTCAACTAGTGGTACTGGTACTGAAGTAACTGCATTTTCTGTAATTACTGATTATAATACTGGTATTAAATGGCCTATTGCTGATTTTGAAGTAACTCCTGATGTTGCAATTGTTGATCCACAATTACCTGCAACTATGCCTAAAAAATTAGTAGCTCACACTGGAATGGATGCATTAACTCATGCAATTGAAGCATATACTGCAGCAACTCACCAACCATTTGCAGATGCAATGGCTTTAGATGCAATTAGACTTGTATTTGAAAACTTAAGAGCTTCATTTGATGGAGATATGGATGCAAGAGAAATGATGCATTATGCTCAATGTGAAGCAGGTATTGCATTTTCTAATGGATTATTAGGTATTGTTCATTCAATGGCACATAAAACAGGTGCAGCTTTCTCAACTGGTCATATTCCTCATGGTGAAGCTAATGCTATCTATTTACCTTATGCAACAAGATTTAATGCAAGAAAAGATCCTTCAAGATATGCAGCAATTGGTAGATATCTTGGTTGGGAAGGTAGTGATGAAGAACTTGTTGAAAAATTATGTAATACTGTTGCAGAATTTAATAGATACTTAGGTATTCCTCATGATTTAAGAGAATTCGGTATTAAAGAAGATGAATTTAATGATAAAGTAAAACAAATCGCAGAAAATGCTATGGGAGATGCTTGTACTGCTGCAAACCCTAGAGAAATGACTGCAGAATTATTTGAAAAATTATTACATAACATTTACTATGGTATTGATGAGATTGATTTCTAGATTTGTATATTATTAAAGAGGTTAAAACATGAAAATCCCAGAAAATCCTGCAGACAAAGAATATAAATTATATATTAATGGTCAATGGAAAGATGCATCTGATGGTGGAAAATTTGATACATTCTGTCCTGCTAATGGTGAAAAATTATCTACTTGTGCAGAAGCAACTAAAGAAGATGTAGATGAGGCTGTTAAAGCTGCTAATGTAGCATTTGAAGATTGGAAATTAGTAGATCCAATTGAAAGAGAAGAAATTTTACTTAAAATTGCAGATATCATTGATGATAATGCTGAGAAGTTAGGAATGATTGAAACTTTAGATAATGGTAAACCAATAAGAGAAAACATGGCTATAGATATGCCATTTTCATCAGATCATTTCCGTTACTTTGCTGGAGCTGTTCGTACTGAAGAAGGTTCTGCAAAAATGTTAGATAATAATACATTAAGTTTAATTTTAAGAGAACCAATTGGAGTTGTAGGTCAAATTGTACCTTGGAATTTCCCATTCTTAATGGCAGCATGGAAATTAGCACCAGTACTTGCAGCAGGTTGTTGTACTGT encodes the following:
- a CDS encoding iron-containing alcohol dehydrogenase; translated protein: MDKTRFTVPRDIYVGENSLENLKNLEGKKAFVVIGGGSLKRFGFLDKVMDYLHEAGFETKLFEGVKSDPSVDTVMEGAKQMLEFEPDWIVAMGGGSPIDAAKAMWIFYEYPDLTFEEACVPFGLPKMRNKAKFCAIGSTSGTGTEVTAFSVITDYNTGIKWPIADFEVTPDVAIVDPQLPATMPKKLVAHTGMDALTHAIEAYTAATHQPFADAMALDAIRLVFENLRASFDGDMDAREMMHYAQCEAGIAFSNGLLGIVHSMAHKTGAAFSTGHIPHGEANAIYLPYATRFNARKDPSRYAAIGRYLGWEGSDEELVEKLCNTVAEFNRYLGIPHDLREFGIKEDEFNDKVKQIAENAMGDACTAANPREMTAELFEKLLHNIYYGIDEIDF
- the frhD gene encoding coenzyme F420-reducing hydrogenase, FrhD protein, whose translation is MTYDVGTIVVGCGNVLFKDDGFGPHVIKTIKEEYLKDNECPDDVEFIDAGTSATYYIFSLPSDAWKKIIVVDVVDYHAEPGSLKYFSPFEMPKGKYENAHNWAVEEPLQDLANKGIDVVIVGCQPQEISAPDIDLGLSESVQNAIPKAIDMIFKEIGVN
- a CDS encoding TIGR00375 family protein; translated protein: MLINMDLHVHSCFSMATSKDMLIENMAPKAKEKGLQLVGTGDAFHPKWLKIIEESTEYIGDGIYSHKDCDFLLTVEVEAEKKIHHLIFLPNIEIARELSDKLVSKNKYSDGRPRTKMSGAEIYDMVKEYDCLIGPAHAFTPWTGMYKSYDSIYDCYGGKVDFLELGLSADTDMADTVKELKDIPFLSNSDAHSPWPHRLGREFNQIQMKDISFSSLKYALKHNDIKANYGLYPNLGKYHMTACTKCYKLINPSVAYDNKMKCPYCGGRIKKGVDYRISEINDYEKPHHPEFRPPYIHTMPLAEIISKIYDKGVTTKTVQNKWQLLIDNFGPEIEILINVPLNEIENIDSQIAKGISAFRNKTVNIIPGGGGKYGEISFDKKLKEDNKNKVITLDNF
- the frhA gene encoding coenzyme F420 hydrogenase subunit alpha is translated as MSDKIVISPTTRQEGHAELVMEVDDEGIVTKGRYFSITPVRGLEKMVVGRSPETPPVLCQRICGVCPIPHTLASVEAIDDSLDIEIPKAARIMREMTLFAHCIDSAAIHHFLIAPDFVPDNLFNTAVDSVSNIRKLAQFIVDTIAGEGIHPSDIRVGGMAQNISPLAKEKITEKAKALVPAIEKHTELIEGLVADKGLPKDLGVVKCKPFASDGYYGNRDYFDFDKFSEIMPEQWYDDEEIGKRACSTIPLWEGKNIETGPRARMEMYHGFKDKGVVAQHVARAEEMKLNANRLVELIDQLDTSAPTLADFDPRGTNKLGVGVIEAPRGTDVHMAQIKDGKVQYYTCLVPTTWNIPTMGPATEGFHYKYGAHVIRAYDPCLSCATHVMVVDDEDKSVLKQNMVNL
- the frhG gene encoding coenzyme F420 hydrogenase subunit gamma, whose protein sequence is MFEKLKKSFGKKETKPVESEVKYEEGKVSVKPTNKPKIGYIHVSGCTGDVMSLTENYDILSTLLSDMVDIVYGQTLVDKWIHGTYAEEMPDMDLCLIEGSVCLQDEHSLIEVQEARKHSKLVAAFGSCAMNGCFTRFSRGGQQAQPKHESFVPLSDLIKVDLAIPGCPASPEIIAKSVVALINNDMDYLQPALDIANCNLACGCDLQTNIINKALCTGCGTCALACPTKAIDMVEGRPIININRCIKCGSCNVHCPRTWFPLDRIKKEFNL
- a CDS encoding ArsR/SmtB family transcription factor gives rise to the protein MANDICEIKSLREDVIEEVSKEMLDNETYESTASLFKLLGDYNRLRIINALKINELCVCELSILLDMSQSSISHQLRILRHHNIVKSRKENKKVFYSLNNDNIFKLIQKGIELE